One genomic window of Molothrus aeneus isolate 106 chromosome 22, BPBGC_Maene_1.0, whole genome shotgun sequence includes the following:
- the FXYD6 gene encoding FXYD domain-containing ion transport regulator 6 encodes MEAVLIFLCSLLVPAALADVATQEKEEEDPFNYDYQSLRIGGLVFAVVLFTVGILLILSRRCRCSFKQKPRAPGDEEAQAENLITSNATAAQKAEN; translated from the exons ATGGAGGCAGTGCTCATcttcctgtgctccctgctggtgCCCGCAGCCCTGGCGGACG TGGCCAcccaggagaaggaggaggaggatccCTTCAACTATG ATTACCAGAGCCTGAGGATCGGGGGGCTGGTGTTCGCCGTGGTCCTGTTCACCGTGGGCATTCTCCTCATCCTCA gcaggaggtgcaggTGCAGTTTCAAGCAGAAGCCCAG ggctccaggggACGAGGAGGCTCAGGCAGAGAACCTGATCACCTCGAACG CAACGGCAGCACAGAAGGCAGAGAACTGA